The genomic stretch CGAGGGGGCCAGTCGCTACTGCTCGCCACCTGCGCACGAGCCGGCGGCAGGCTCGTCTCAGCTCGACGGGCGTCACGTGATCCAGATCGGCGTCGAAGGTGGCGAGAAGCCCGGCGACACCTGCCCAGGACCACGCCCCGATCGTGAGGCGGCAGTGATCGGGACCGAGGTGCTCAACAACCGATCCGCCGGGTGCCCAGCGTGCGACGGTTTCAGCGGGCAGATTCAGGCGTGCCGTACCGGTGCACTGCCAGGTGGCGGGGGTATCGCCGCGGTCGTGGCTGGTCATGACGAAGCGTGCGACGTCACCGCCGGGCAGGTCTCTGGGCGTGAAGGGGAGGCCGGTGGGCGGGTGCAGGTGGAGGCGGTCGAGGCGGCGTACCCGCCAGTTGCCGTCGGCGACGTCCCAGGAGACGAGGTACCACCGTCCAGCCCAGATCACCAGGTGATGAGGTTCGATCCGGCGAGCGGGGGCGAAGTCGTCATCGCCCGGAGCCGGGCGGGTGCCGTCGGCCCTCACCGTGTCGACGATCAGGAGGTGGCGGTGGCGCACCGCGCTTCCGGCGGCTTTGAGTCTTTCGGAACCGATGGGGGGCGCCGGGAACTCCCAGTAGTTCTGCAGGCTGGTCACGTGCAGCGACTCCATGGCCGTCCGAAGCCTGGCCGG from Nonomuraea polychroma encodes the following:
- a CDS encoding helix-turn-helix transcriptional regulator, with the protein product MADTSRRALRLLSLLATPRCWSLSELALRLEVSERTVRRDIETLRALDYPVVTIHGPAGGYRLGAGRTLPPLLFDDEQALAITVALQTAPSSIFGLGEDARRALNTIERVMPARLRTAMESLHVTSLQNYWEFPAPPIGSERLKAAGSAVRHRHLLIVDTVRADGTRPAPGDDDFAPARRIEPHHLVIWAGRWYLVSWDVADGNWRVRRLDRLHLHPPTGLPFTPRDLPGGDVARFVMTSHDRGDTPATWQCTGTARLNLPAETVARWAPGGSVVEHLGPDHCRLTIGAWSWAGVAGLLATFDADLDHVTPVELRRACRRLVRRWRAVATGPLENA